From the genome of Hymenobacter sp. PAMC 26628, one region includes:
- a CDS encoding IS110 family transposase yields MYTHFLGVDVGKDTLDVALLSADHRLCDQQQLSNEPAAIRQWVKDLVRRVPGFSLAHCLVCLEHTGLYNRPLLAALQALAVPVRVERAAHLKACMGLVRGKTDKVDAERIARCAARYRDQAKLWQPARPVLAELDRLLARRSRLVKVIRMLQTPLSGSQGFFSATEQRAEERGSAAALAALRADVQAVERAVKALLRDDPALAHLYERLGSVPGIGLVTAAEVLVTTNEFMTSADPKQYACYAGVVPFEHSSGQRRGRPRVSHQANKRVKMLLHLAALAAVRHCPALKAHYERKVAEGKNKMLVLNNVRNKLVHYLFACVQKDRNYDKTYALALA; encoded by the coding sequence ATGTACACCCATTTTCTAGGCGTTGACGTGGGTAAAGATACGCTCGACGTGGCCCTGCTCAGCGCCGACCATCGCCTCTGCGACCAGCAGCAACTATCCAACGAGCCAGCAGCCATTCGGCAATGGGTCAAGGACTTGGTCCGACGCGTCCCCGGTTTTTCGCTGGCCCATTGTTTGGTGTGCCTGGAGCACACGGGCCTCTATAACCGGCCCCTGTTGGCGGCGTTGCAGGCCCTGGCCGTGCCGGTCCGGGTGGAGCGGGCCGCTCACCTGAAGGCCTGCATGGGCCTGGTGCGCGGCAAGACCGACAAAGTAGACGCCGAGCGCATTGCCCGTTGCGCCGCCCGCTACCGCGACCAGGCCAAGCTCTGGCAGCCCGCTCGGCCGGTACTGGCCGAACTGGACCGGCTGCTGGCCCGCCGCAGCCGGCTGGTTAAAGTCATCCGAATGCTGCAAACGCCGCTGAGTGGCAGCCAAGGCTTCTTTTCGGCGACCGAGCAACGGGCCGAAGAACGCGGCAGTGCCGCCGCGCTGGCCGCGCTGCGGGCCGATGTGCAGGCCGTGGAGCGCGCCGTTAAAGCCCTGTTGCGCGACGACCCGGCCCTGGCCCACCTCTACGAGCGCCTAGGCTCCGTGCCCGGCATCGGGCTGGTCACGGCGGCGGAAGTACTGGTAACCACCAACGAGTTCATGACCAGTGCCGACCCCAAGCAGTACGCCTGCTACGCCGGCGTCGTGCCCTTCGAGCACAGCTCGGGCCAACGACGAGGTCGGCCCCGCGTGAGCCACCAGGCCAACAAGCGCGTCAAGATGCTGTTGCACTTGGCCGCGTTGGCCGCCGTGCGCCACTGCCCCGCCCTAAAGGCCCATTACGAACGGAAAGTAGCCGAAGGCAAAAACAAGATGCTGGTCCTCAATAATGTGCGCAACAAACTCGTCCACTACCTTTTTGCTTGCGTCCAGAAAGACCGAAATTATGACAAAACCTATGCGCTGGCCCTTGCATAG